In Macrobrachium rosenbergii isolate ZJJX-2024 chromosome 48, ASM4041242v1, whole genome shotgun sequence, one DNA window encodes the following:
- the LOC136831682 gene encoding piggyBac transposable element-derived protein 4-like, whose product MFSKKTITAEEMQTILFDDDSDNCDDIVIECENLEVINEPDNLIIEEIYDSDEHEEFTPEVIDEQEVETLPLQKKRVSPKKLNRPPSSGPTTSSIFASTNVAAQSPNISRRSNKKRGEALQPDKCLHSFKKEWLRSRDGHRWSTQPQVPTQSAQLDTHPDYNEGPTNEVQTAVPPQDFLDLFFGDFFYSEILLHTNSQIKELAPEFKTKKATIEPATLNEIKALIGLLIMSGARQDNHVTTEEMWNQYFGAPLYRAAMSERRFCFLIRCLRFDNKDTRDERKKTDWFAAIRTIWTHIIDRCKQNYNPGENITVDEQLLAFRGRCPFRMYIANKPAKYGMKLFMACDVNSKYMLNAIPYLGSNTNTPAGILQGEYITTELVKPYFHTDRTITTDNWFTSYSLAIALREKKLKLIGTLRKKPYVPSEMLETKDRLVSSSAFIFDEKVTIVSYKVKSTKIVLLLSTLHQDASISENTKPEIIMFYNKTKGAVDTFDQMCAMYSCSRRTRRWPLRIFYGLINAVTINAFILYSNLRLEQGLKKLERRVFMQEVALSLVKPWAQERLMRERMPRQVTSIIKDVFNMNTPVIPATTEGGHKTKKRCALCPRKTDRKTKSVCLICHRPICNDHTFSSCLECQ is encoded by the coding sequence ATGTTtagtaaaaaaacaataactgctGAGGAAATGCAGACTATTCTTTTTGATGACGACAGTGATAACTGTGATGATATTGTTATAGAATgtgaaaatcttgaagtaataaaTGAGCCTGATAATCTAATAATTGAAGAAATTTATGATAGTGATGAGCATGAAGAATTTACTCCTGAAGTAATAGATGAACAAGAGGTTGAGACCCTTCCATTACAGAAGAAACGTGTTTCACCAAAGAAGCTGAATCGGCCTCCTTCAAGTGGCCCTACAACAAGCTCTATTTTTGCATCAACAAATGTTGCAGCACAAAGCCCAAATATCTCCAGAAGAAGTAATAAGAAAAGAGGGGAGGCTCTTCAACCAGATAAATGTCTGCATTCATTCAAGAAGGAGTGGTTACGGAGCCGTGATGGTCACAGATGGAGTACTCAGCCACAAGTTCCAACCCAGTCTGCACAATTAGACACTCATCCAGATTACAATGAGGGTCCCACAAATGAGGTTCAAACTGCAGTTCCACCACaagattttcttgatctcttCTTTGGTGATTTCTTTTACAGTGAGATACTACTTCATACAAATTCTCAAATCAAGGAATTGGCACCAGAGTTTAAGACAAAAAAAGCTACAATAGAACCTGCAACTCTAAATGAGATCAAAGCTCTTATTGGATTGCTGATTATGTCTGGTGCTAGGCAGGATAACCATGTTACGACTGAAGAAATGTGGAACCAGTATTTTGGTGCCCCTTTATATCGTGCAGCTATGAGTGAGAGGCGCTTTTGCTTTTTGATTCGATGCTTACGTTTTGACAACAAAGATACAagagatgaaaggaagaaaactgaCTGGTTTGCTGCAATAAGGACCATATGGACACATATCATAGATCGTTGCAAACAAAACTATAACCCAGGAGAGAATATCACAGTAGATGAGCAGCTATTAGCTTTCAGAGGTCGCTGTCCATTTAGAATGTATATAGCAAATAAGCCTGCAAAATATGGAATGAAGTTATTCATGGCATGTGATGTAAATTCTAAGTACATGCTAAATGCCATACCTTATCTTGGCTCCAATACAAACACACCCGCTGGAATACTTCAAGGTGAATATATAACTACAGAACTTGTAAAACCCTATTTTCATACTGATAGGACAATAACTACAGATAACTGGTTTACATCTTATTCATTGGCTATTGCTTTGAGAGAAAAGAAGCTAAAACTAATTGGAACACTACGCAAGAAGCCATACGTTCCATCAGAAATGCTAGAAACAAAGGACCGACTTGTGAGTTCATCAGCTTTCATATTTGATGAGAAGGTAACTATTGTTTCATACAAAGTAAAAAGTACTAAGATTGTACTGCTTTTATCAACCCTTCACCAAGATGCATCGATCAGTGAGAACACAAAACCagaaattataatgttttataataaaacaaaaggagCAGTTGATACATTTGATCAAATGTGTGCTATGTACTCTTGTAGTAGACGCACCAGGCGATGGCCTCTTCGCATCTTTTATGGACTAATAAATGCAGTTACTATTAATGCATTCATACTATATAGCAACTTGAGGTTAGAGCAGGGATTAAAGAAGCTTGAAAGACGAGTTTTCATGCAAGAAGTAGCTTTAAGTCTCGTGAAACCATGGGCCCAAGAAAGACTGATGAGAGAAAGGATGCCTCGGCAGGTTACTTCTATCATCAAAGATGTTTTCAATATGAATACTCCAGTCATCCCTGCTACCACTGAAGGGGGCCATAAGACAAAGAAAAGGTGTGCCCTATGCCCCCGGAAAACTGATAGGAAAACTAAATCTGTCTGCCTCATTTGCCATCGTCCTATTTGTAATGACCACACCTTTTCCTCATGTCTTGAATgccaataa
- the LOC136831683 gene encoding putative golgin subfamily A member 6-like protein 3, which produces MKKKDESLEMQGRLNKHLQSHAQKAVEKVVDKREYIRGQYEEIKDLKKRLADQEKLIKRVRVKEEETKNLRKALAMKDYVLRKQEKALKELRSIHHQQTQALKELRSIHHQQTQALKELRSLRHQQTRELREEMELLRRRDEELREENQRLEKQLKANLDGAKKTEGLRRTEDDITRLYTILQEPQRETSSLKARRSRNIWNLYENGLMTREMEKSVDKKSKDTRLKLVREIRKIEKLSE; this is translated from the coding sequence atgaaaaagaaagacgaaTCCCTGGAAATGCAAGGCAGATTAAATAAACATCTGCAAAGCCATGCACAAAAAGCAGTAGAAAAAGTCGTCgacaaaagagaatatataagaGGGCAATATGAAGAGATTAAAGACTTGAAGAAAAGACTAGCggatcaagaaaaattaataaaaagagtaagagtgaaagaagaggaaaccaaaaaTCTAAGAAAAGCGCTGGCTATGAAAGACTACGTCCTTAGAAAACAGGAGAAGGCGTTAAAGGAACTGAGATCCATTCACCACCAGCAGACGCAGGCGTTAAAGGAACTGAGATCCATTCACCACCAGCAGACGCAGGCGTTAAAGGAACTGAGATCCCTTCGCCATCAGCAGACGCGGGAACTGCGAGAAGAAATGGAGCTCCTGCGACGACGAGACGAGGAGCTGAGAGAGGAAAACCAGAGGCTGGAGAAGCAATTGAAAGCCAATTTGGACGGAGCCAAAAAAACGGAAGGCTTGCGGAGAACAGAGGACGACATTACACGACTGTATACGATTCTTCAGGAGCCACAAAGGGAGACCTCTTCATTGAAAGCTCGCCGAAGTAGAAACATATGGAATCTGTATGAAAATGGACTGATGACACGAGAAATGGAAAAATCAGTGGACAAGAAGAGTAAAGACACAAGGTTGAAATTAGTTCGAGAAATTAGAAAAATCGAAAAATTaagtgaataa